From the Ursus arctos isolate Adak ecotype North America unplaced genomic scaffold, UrsArc2.0 scaffold_36, whole genome shotgun sequence genome, one window contains:
- the POLR2M gene encoding protein GRINL1A, with protein sequence MCSLARGFEPQVPEDLARRSLAELREMLKRQERLLRNEKFICKLPDKGKKILDSFAKLKAAIAECEEVRGKRGPFHPVSLDCKLRQKAIAVVNVDTEKAQNSDQILDTSSLVCGSSSVSNIKSSEMTQRQRGLVHPPQESDEEAPEVAYAASMCPASSSRASVPSSSEASERLPQHRIASRAEENSSSSDNLFIDRLRRITIVDSGEEHSEESRSAENLARLGSGAQKKPHFMEVLEVRAKNPVPAPHKFKTNVIPSQQSDSSSHWQRRGSPISSEERRLRDKKHLDDITAARLLPLHHMPAQLLSMEESLALQKQQKQSYEEMQAKLAAQKLAERLNVKMLSYNPEGETSRRYREVRDEDDDQSSGDEF encoded by the exons ATGTGCTCGCTGGCCCGCGGCTTCGAGCCCCAAGTTCCCGAGGACTTGGCGCGGCGGAGTTTGGCGGAGCTGCGGGAGATGTTGAAGCGCCAGGAGAGACTTTTGCGCAACGA aAAATTCATTTGCAAATTGCCCGACAAAGGTAAAAAGATCTTAGACTCTTTTGCCAAACTGAAAGCTGCCATTGCAGAATGTGAAGAAGTTAGAGGAAAACGTGGACCGTTTCATCCTGTTAGTTTAGACTGTAAGCTAAGGCAAAAAGCAATTGCGGTTGTTAATGTGGACACAGAAAAGGCCCAGAATTCTGACCAGATACTTGATACTTCGTCATTAGTTTGTGGCTCTTCCTCTGTAAGTAACATCAAGTCATCTGAAATGACCCAACGACAGCGGGGACTTGTACACCCTCCTCAGGAAAGCGACGAAGAGGCTCCAGAGGTTGCGTACGCCGCGAGCATGTGCCCAGCTTCCAGCAGCAGAGCCAGTGTGCCTTCCTCTTCTGAAGCTAGTGAGCGTCTCCCCCAGCATCGTATTGCAAGTCGAGCAGAAGAGAATTCGAGCAGCTCTGACAACCTGTTTATTGATAGGTTACGAAGGATCACAATTGTGGACTCAGGTGAAGAGCACTCAGAAGAGAGCAGGAGTGCTGAGAACTTGGCAAGGCTTGGTAGTGGGGCACAGAAGAAGCCGCATTTCATGGAAGTGCTAGAAGTTCGAGCCAAAAACCCAGTGCCTGCACcacataaatttaaaactaaTGT AATACCTTCACAACAAAGTGATTCATCTAGTCATTGGCAGAGAAGAGGGTCTCCCATTTCCTCGGAAGAAAGGCGGCTCAGGGATAAGAAGCATCTGGATGACATCACGGCAGCCCGGCTTCTGCCACTTCATCATATGCCCGCACAGCTGCTCTCCATGGAAGAATCTTTGGCACTTCAGAAACAGCAGAAACAGAGTTATGAG gagaTGCAAGCCAAACTCGCAGCACAAAAGTTAGCTGAAAGACTGAACGTTAAGATGCTGAGCTATAATCCAGAAGGGGAGACCTCGAGGAGGTACCGAGAAGTGAGGGATGAAGACGACGATCAGTCCTCTGGAGATGAATTCTGA